A genomic region of Tamandua tetradactyla isolate mTamTet1 chromosome 2, mTamTet1.pri, whole genome shotgun sequence contains the following coding sequences:
- the MFSD2A gene encoding sodium-dependent lysophosphatidylcholine symporter 1 isoform X1 encodes MAKGEGAESGSAAGLLPTGILQAGERPAQVKKEPKKKQQLSICNKLCYAVGGAPYQVTGCALGFFLQIYLLDVAQVDPFSASIILFVGRAWDAITDPLVGFCISKSSWTRLGRLMPWIIFSTPLAVIAYFLIWFVPDFPRGQALWYLLFYCLFETLVTCFHVPYSALTMFISTEQTERDSATAYRMTVEVLGTVLGTAIQGQIVGQADTPCLLDPSVSTVALEGANRTYSNISLRKTQNAYLLAAGVIASIYVICAVILTLGVREQREPCKTQKESMSFFRGLRLVMSHGPYVKLITGFLFTSLAFMLVEGNFALFCTYTLGFRNEFQNLLLAIMLSATFTIPFWQWFLTRFGKKTAVYIGISSAVPFLMLVALMESNLIVIYMVAVAAGISVAAAFLLPWSMLPDVIDDFHLKQPHSHGTEPIFFSFYVFFTKFASGVSLGISTLSLDFAGYRTRGCSQPAPVKLTLKMLVTMAPIVLILLGLLLFKLYPINEEKRRQNKKALQALREEASSSGCSDTDSTELASIL; translated from the exons ATGGCCAAAGGAGAGGGCGCCGAGAGCGGCTCCGCGGCGGGGCTGCTGCCCACGGGGATCCTGCAAGCCGGTGAACGCCCGGCACAGGTGAAG AAAGAACCAAAGAAGAAGCAACAGTTGTCCATTTGCAACAAACTTTGCTATGCGGTTGGAGGAGCCCCCTACCAGGTGACAGGCTGTGCCCTGGGGTTCTTCCTGCAGATCTACCTGTTAGATGTGGCTCAG GTGGACcctttctctgcctccatcatcctGTTTGTGGGCCGAGCCTGGGATGCCATCACGGACCCCCTTGTGGGCTTCTGCATTAGCAAATCCTCCTGGACCCGCTTGGGCCGCCTCATGCCCTG GATCATCTTTTCCACGCCCCTGGCCGTCATTGCCTACTTCCTCATCTGGTTCGTGCCTGACTTCCCACGAGGCCAGGCCCTGTGGTACCTGCTTTTCTACTGCCTTTTTGAGACACTGGTCACG TGTTTCCACGTTCCCTACTCAGCTCTCACCATGTTCATCAGTACAGAGCAGACCGAGCGGGACTCTGCCACTGCATACC GGATGACAGTGGAGGTACTGGGCACAGTGCTGGGCACAGCAATCCAGGGGCAAATCGTGGGCCAAGCAGATACACCTTGTCTCCTGGACCCCAGTGTCTCCACAGTGGCCTTGGAAGGAGCCAATCGCACATACAGCAACATCTCACTTAGAAAAACG CAAAATGCATACCTGCTGGCGGCAGGGGTCATTGCCTCCATCTACGTCATCTGTGCTGTCATCCTGACCCTGGGAGTGCGGGAACAGAGAG AACCCTGCAAGACCCAGAAGGAGTCCATGTCTTTCTTCCGTGGTCTCCGGCTGGTCATGAGCCATGGCCCATATGTCAAGCTCATCACTGGCTTCCTCTTCACCTCCCTGGCTTTCATG CTGGTAGAGGGGAACTTCGCCTTGTTTTGCACCTACACCTTGGGCTTCCGCAATGAATTCCAGAATCTGCTCCTGGCCATCATG CTCTCAGCCACATTCACCATTCCCTTCTGGCAGTGGTTCCTAACCCGCTTTGGCAAGAAGACGGCTGTGTACATTGGAATCTCA TCAGCGGTGCCATTTCTCATGTTGGTGGCTCTCATGGAGAGTAACCTGATCGTCATATACATGGTAGCTGTGGCAGCCGGAATCAGCGTGGCAGCTGCCTTCTTGCTGCCCTG GTCCATGCTGCCAGATGTCATCGATGACTTCCACCTGAAGCAGCCTCACTCCCATGGAACCgagcccatttttttttccttctatgtaTTCTTCACCAAGTTCGCCTCTGGAGTCTCACTGGGCATCTCCACCCTCAGTCTCGA CTTTGCAGGGTACCGGACCCGTGGCTGCTCCCAGCCTGCGCCCGTCAAGTTAACGCTAAAGATGCTGGTGACCATGGCTCCCATCGTCCTCATCCTGCTGGGTCTGCTGCTCTTCAAGCTCTACCCCATTAACGAGGAGAAGCGGCGGCAGAACAAGAAGGCCCTGCAAGCTCTGCG
- the MFSD2A gene encoding sodium-dependent lysophosphatidylcholine symporter 1 isoform X2 → MPWIIFSTPLAVIAYFLIWFVPDFPRGQALWYLLFYCLFETLVTCFHVPYSALTMFISTEQTERDSATAYRMTVEVLGTVLGTAIQGQIVGQADTPCLLDPSVSTVALEGANRTYSNISLRKTQNAYLLAAGVIASIYVICAVILTLGVREQREPCKTQKESMSFFRGLRLVMSHGPYVKLITGFLFTSLAFMLVEGNFALFCTYTLGFRNEFQNLLLAIMLSATFTIPFWQWFLTRFGKKTAVYIGISSAVPFLMLVALMESNLIVIYMVAVAAGISVAAAFLLPWSMLPDVIDDFHLKQPHSHGTEPIFFSFYVFFTKFASGVSLGISTLSLDFAGYRTRGCSQPAPVKLTLKMLVTMAPIVLILLGLLLFKLYPINEEKRRQNKKALQALREEASSSGCSDTDSTELASIL, encoded by the exons ATGCCCTG GATCATCTTTTCCACGCCCCTGGCCGTCATTGCCTACTTCCTCATCTGGTTCGTGCCTGACTTCCCACGAGGCCAGGCCCTGTGGTACCTGCTTTTCTACTGCCTTTTTGAGACACTGGTCACG TGTTTCCACGTTCCCTACTCAGCTCTCACCATGTTCATCAGTACAGAGCAGACCGAGCGGGACTCTGCCACTGCATACC GGATGACAGTGGAGGTACTGGGCACAGTGCTGGGCACAGCAATCCAGGGGCAAATCGTGGGCCAAGCAGATACACCTTGTCTCCTGGACCCCAGTGTCTCCACAGTGGCCTTGGAAGGAGCCAATCGCACATACAGCAACATCTCACTTAGAAAAACG CAAAATGCATACCTGCTGGCGGCAGGGGTCATTGCCTCCATCTACGTCATCTGTGCTGTCATCCTGACCCTGGGAGTGCGGGAACAGAGAG AACCCTGCAAGACCCAGAAGGAGTCCATGTCTTTCTTCCGTGGTCTCCGGCTGGTCATGAGCCATGGCCCATATGTCAAGCTCATCACTGGCTTCCTCTTCACCTCCCTGGCTTTCATG CTGGTAGAGGGGAACTTCGCCTTGTTTTGCACCTACACCTTGGGCTTCCGCAATGAATTCCAGAATCTGCTCCTGGCCATCATG CTCTCAGCCACATTCACCATTCCCTTCTGGCAGTGGTTCCTAACCCGCTTTGGCAAGAAGACGGCTGTGTACATTGGAATCTCA TCAGCGGTGCCATTTCTCATGTTGGTGGCTCTCATGGAGAGTAACCTGATCGTCATATACATGGTAGCTGTGGCAGCCGGAATCAGCGTGGCAGCTGCCTTCTTGCTGCCCTG GTCCATGCTGCCAGATGTCATCGATGACTTCCACCTGAAGCAGCCTCACTCCCATGGAACCgagcccatttttttttccttctatgtaTTCTTCACCAAGTTCGCCTCTGGAGTCTCACTGGGCATCTCCACCCTCAGTCTCGA CTTTGCAGGGTACCGGACCCGTGGCTGCTCCCAGCCTGCGCCCGTCAAGTTAACGCTAAAGATGCTGGTGACCATGGCTCCCATCGTCCTCATCCTGCTGGGTCTGCTGCTCTTCAAGCTCTACCCCATTAACGAGGAGAAGCGGCGGCAGAACAAGAAGGCCCTGCAAGCTCTGCG